In Halostella litorea, a single window of DNA contains:
- a CDS encoding ABC transporter ATP-binding protein: protein MSETVADDAERPPADAPLAVDVDGLRLTYGDGTEAVRDVSMAIPEGEFFGFLGPNGAGKTTTIKVLATLLRPTGGDVRVNGFDVVREARAVRESIGYMAQETSIDPELTARENVRFACEAYGVPRGERGDRIEELLELVDLADVADKRADGFSGGMKKRLDAATALVHRPPLVFLDEPTTGLDPSARNRLWEYFRRINDRGTTIFLTTQYLEEADQLCDRLSVIADGGIVAEGSPAELKREVGGEILDVNVAGGEDARRRAAEVAREGDVFEAAAVETTADGIAVTSPAARQRGTDLLVALRDAGVSVTGFNVRAPTLDDVFLAITGERADAEETAATEASR from the coding sequence ATGAGCGAGACGGTCGCAGACGACGCCGAACGGCCGCCCGCCGACGCGCCGCTCGCGGTCGACGTGGACGGGCTCCGACTCACCTACGGCGACGGCACCGAAGCCGTCCGCGACGTGTCGATGGCGATCCCCGAGGGGGAGTTCTTCGGGTTCCTCGGGCCGAACGGCGCGGGCAAGACCACGACGATCAAGGTGCTCGCGACGCTGCTCCGGCCGACGGGGGGCGACGTCCGCGTCAACGGCTTCGACGTCGTCCGGGAGGCGCGGGCGGTCCGGGAGTCGATCGGCTACATGGCCCAGGAGACCAGCATCGACCCCGAACTCACCGCCCGGGAGAACGTCCGGTTCGCCTGCGAGGCCTACGGCGTCCCGCGGGGCGAGCGGGGCGACCGCATCGAGGAACTGCTGGAACTGGTCGACCTGGCCGACGTCGCCGACAAGCGCGCCGACGGGTTCTCCGGCGGCATGAAAAAGCGCCTCGACGCCGCGACGGCGCTGGTCCACCGGCCGCCGCTCGTGTTCCTCGACGAGCCGACGACCGGGCTGGACCCCTCCGCGCGCAACCGGCTGTGGGAGTACTTCCGGCGGATCAACGACCGCGGGACGACCATCTTCCTGACCACGCAGTACCTGGAGGAGGCCGACCAGCTCTGTGACCGCCTCTCGGTGATCGCCGACGGGGGGATCGTCGCGGAGGGGTCGCCCGCCGAACTCAAGCGGGAGGTCGGCGGCGAGATACTCGACGTGAACGTGGCGGGCGGCGAGGACGCCCGGCGGCGGGCCGCCGAGGTGGCCCGCGAGGGCGACGTGTTCGAGGCGGCGGCCGTCGAGACGACCGCGGACGGCATCGCCGTCACCTCGCCGGCGGCGCGCCAGCGCGGCACGGACCTGCTGGTCGCCCTGCGCGACGCCGGCGTGTCGGTGACGGGGTTCAACGTCCGCGCGCCGACGCTCGACGACGTGTTCCTCGCCATCACCGGCGAGCGCGCGGACGCGGAGGAAACGGCGGCGACGGAGGCGAGCCGATGA
- a CDS encoding winged helix-turn-helix transcriptional regulator, translating into MDDRSSLDAGGGRQEAAALREALDPAERERVERTVADLLDLLGKAHAMAVLREFAFADGPLRFSDLEDALGVSPNTLSERLAAFTEAGLLHRRQYDEIPPRVEYEPTERAEALFPVFGHLHRWAVDYDL; encoded by the coding sequence ATGGACGACCGGAGCTCACTCGACGCGGGCGGCGGCCGGCAGGAGGCGGCGGCGCTGCGGGAGGCGCTCGACCCGGCGGAGCGCGAGCGCGTCGAACGGACCGTCGCCGACCTGCTCGACCTGCTCGGGAAGGCACACGCCATGGCGGTGCTCAGGGAGTTCGCGTTCGCCGACGGGCCGCTCCGGTTCTCGGACCTGGAGGACGCCCTCGGCGTCTCGCCGAACACGCTGTCGGAGCGACTCGCCGCGTTCACGGAGGCCGGCCTCCTCCACCGGCGGCAGTACGACGAGATCCCGCCCCGCGTGGAGTACGAACCGACCGAGCGGGCGGAGGCGCTGTTCCCCGTGTTCGGCCACCTGCACCGCTGGGCGGTCGACTACGACCTGTAG
- a CDS encoding class I SAM-dependent methyltransferase has protein sequence MEAPCVRVAREEGEATRRALADDDLVAEDLEIEFEDGFLYLPVTDAAAVPGEYDVVVRDVPERETQTTPADLLDDAPSYGRLGDIVVIDEDDPERARTVADAVVESDLPVETVVNRASKVQGELRVRDWDVLAGDSTETVHREYGCEYAVDIAEMYFSPRLATERHRVAEQVESGERFFDMFAGVGPFVIPAAKRGATAVGVDLNERAVEYLRENAERNGVGDRVTAVAGDVRDVAADYEDWGDRIVMNLPHSADDFLDAAVSLAGEDCVLHYYDIQHEDDPYGPGEAAIRAAAEPTYEVAVETRHTVRSYAPHELNVCLDVRLTREGG, from the coding sequence ATGGAAGCGCCGTGTGTGCGCGTCGCGCGGGAAGAGGGCGAGGCGACCCGCCGCGCGCTCGCGGACGACGACCTCGTCGCCGAGGACCTGGAGATCGAGTTCGAGGACGGCTTCCTCTACCTCCCGGTGACGGACGCGGCGGCCGTCCCCGGCGAGTACGACGTGGTCGTCCGCGACGTGCCCGAGCGGGAGACCCAGACGACGCCCGCGGACCTGCTCGACGACGCGCCGAGCTACGGCCGCCTCGGCGACATCGTCGTCATCGACGAGGACGACCCCGAGCGCGCGCGGACGGTCGCGGACGCCGTCGTCGAGTCGGACCTGCCCGTCGAGACGGTCGTGAATCGCGCCTCGAAGGTGCAGGGCGAGCTACGGGTCCGCGACTGGGACGTGCTCGCCGGCGACTCCACGGAGACGGTCCACCGCGAGTACGGCTGCGAGTACGCCGTCGACATCGCGGAGATGTACTTCTCGCCGCGCCTCGCCACAGAGCGCCACCGCGTCGCCGAGCAGGTGGAGTCGGGCGAGCGCTTCTTCGACATGTTCGCCGGCGTCGGCCCGTTCGTGATCCCCGCGGCGAAACGCGGTGCGACGGCCGTCGGCGTCGACCTGAACGAGCGCGCGGTCGAGTACCTCCGGGAGAACGCCGAGCGAAACGGCGTCGGCGACCGCGTGACGGCCGTCGCCGGCGACGTGCGCGACGTGGCGGCGGACTACGAGGACTGGGGCGACCGGATCGTGATGAACCTCCCCCACAGCGCCGACGACTTCCTCGACGCCGCCGTCTCGCTGGCGGGCGAGGACTGCGTCCTCCACTACTACGACATCCAGCACGAGGACGACCCGTACGGGCCGGGCGAGGCGGCGATCCGCGCGGCGGCGGAGCCGACCTACGAGGTCGCAGTCGAGACGCGCCACACCGTGCGGTCGTACGCGCCCCACGAACTGAACGTCTGTCTCGACGTGCGACTCACTCGCGAGGGCGGGTGA
- a CDS encoding ABC transporter ATP-binding protein: MTAIRTEGLRKSYGDLTALAGLTLSVDDGELFGLLGPNGAGKSTTIGVLTGQLRPDAGEVSVLGTDPTTDPVETRRRVGILPERESPPSFLTPREYFEFVGAVRGIDDDDRERRVAEWADRLSFTEKLDTLSTDLSRGQQQKAMIAGAFLHEPDLVFIDEPLANLDPIVQERTKRFFESYAADGNTLFFSTHHVEVAEEICTRVGIVGDGELLAERDPRELGDDESLLDTFLDNVDAPEAREEVAAEP; encoded by the coding sequence ATGACCGCGATACGCACCGAGGGGCTTCGGAAGTCCTACGGCGACCTGACGGCGCTTGCGGGCCTCACGCTCTCGGTCGACGACGGCGAGCTGTTCGGGCTGCTCGGCCCGAACGGCGCGGGCAAATCGACGACCATCGGCGTGCTCACCGGACAGCTCCGGCCGGACGCCGGCGAGGTGTCGGTGCTCGGCACGGACCCGACGACCGACCCCGTCGAGACGCGGCGGCGCGTCGGCATCCTCCCGGAGCGGGAGTCGCCGCCGAGCTTCCTCACGCCGCGGGAGTACTTCGAGTTCGTCGGCGCGGTGCGGGGGATCGACGACGACGACCGCGAGCGACGCGTCGCCGAGTGGGCCGACCGGCTCTCCTTCACCGAGAAGCTCGACACGCTGTCGACGGACCTCTCGCGGGGCCAACAGCAGAAGGCGATGATCGCCGGCGCGTTCCTCCACGAGCCGGACCTGGTGTTCATCGACGAGCCGCTGGCGAACTTGGACCCCATCGTCCAGGAGCGCACGAAGCGGTTCTTCGAGTCCTACGCCGCCGACGGGAACACGCTGTTCTTCTCGACCCACCACGTCGAGGTGGCCGAGGAGATATGTACCCGCGTCGGCATCGTCGGCGACGGCGAACTGCTCGCCGAGCGGGACCCGCGGGAACTGGGTGACGACGAGTCGCTGCTCGACACGTTCCTCGACAACGTCGACGCGCCGGAGGCCCGCGAGGAGGTCGCGGCCGAACCATGA
- a CDS encoding enolase-like domain-containing protein has translation MGLYDELADLPLRVEGVDLVRAERDTSSDFTRVTTTVELHGPDATGRGEDVTYDAAAHDAMDAGDYDVAGEYTMEEFSAAVGDADLFPAGDPEQQAARNYRRWAFESAALDLALRRADESLASALGRSYDPVRFVVSTRLGDPPTTDRIEALLLVHDDLAFKLDPTSAWDDALVADLAEMATVRILDLKGRYEGTEVDQPPDLDLYRRVAEAFPEAAIEDPALTDATEPFVDDVADRVSWDYPITGVESVEALPFEPNWLNVKPSRFGSVEALLDTIEYALERDITLYGGGQFELGVGRQHLHAVASLFYPDSPNDVAPGGYNDPEPSSDLPASPLAPPSDPSGLSWASPDANAPR, from the coding sequence ATGGGCCTCTACGACGAACTCGCGGACCTCCCGCTCCGGGTGGAGGGGGTCGACCTCGTCCGAGCCGAGCGGGACACTTCCTCGGACTTTACGCGCGTGACGACGACCGTCGAACTCCACGGGCCGGACGCCACGGGACGCGGCGAGGACGTGACCTACGACGCCGCGGCACACGATGCGATGGACGCGGGTGACTACGACGTCGCCGGCGAGTACACGATGGAGGAGTTCTCTGCGGCGGTCGGCGACGCCGACCTGTTCCCGGCGGGCGACCCCGAGCAACAGGCGGCACGGAACTACCGCCGGTGGGCGTTCGAGAGCGCCGCCCTCGACCTCGCCCTGCGGCGGGCCGACGAGTCGCTGGCCTCGGCGCTCGGCCGGTCGTACGACCCGGTCCGCTTCGTCGTCTCCACGCGGCTGGGCGACCCGCCGACGACCGACCGGATCGAGGCGCTGCTGTTGGTCCACGACGACCTGGCGTTCAAACTCGACCCCACGTCGGCCTGGGACGACGCGCTGGTCGCCGACCTAGCGGAGATGGCGACGGTCCGCATCCTCGACCTGAAGGGCCGGTACGAGGGGACGGAGGTCGACCAGCCCCCGGACCTCGACCTGTACCGCCGCGTCGCCGAGGCGTTCCCCGAGGCCGCCATCGAGGACCCGGCGCTGACCGACGCGACGGAGCCGTTCGTCGACGACGTGGCCGACCGCGTCTCGTGGGACTACCCGATCACCGGCGTCGAGAGCGTCGAGGCGCTGCCGTTCGAGCCGAACTGGCTCAACGTCAAGCCCTCCCGCTTTGGCTCCGTCGAGGCGCTGCTCGACACGATCGAGTACGCGCTCGAACGCGACATCACGCTGTACGGCGGCGGCCAGTTCGAACTCGGCGTCGGCCGCCAACACCTCCACGCGGTCGCGTCGCTGTTCTACCCGGACTCGCCGAACGACGTCGCGCCGGGCGGCTACAACGACCCCGAGCCGTCGTCGGACCTGCCCGCCAGCCCGCTTGCCCCGCCGTCGGACCCGTCGGGGCTCTCCTGGGCGTCGCCGGACGCGAACGCCCCGCGGTAG
- a CDS encoding NAD(P)-dependent oxidoreductase encodes MNITVFGASGRTGVPLVRQAIDRGHDVVGFVRDPDRFPFEDDRLTLVAGGAYGGDGVREAVAGADAVVSVLGQTDDGPDDLLTVAGEHILAAMEAEGVDRFVTLTGAGVRTEGESVPLSGRVMGVLLKLLQGEVLADAERHVDLVRASGTDWTVVRAPRLTDGPRTGEYRAGDIELGFESVSRADVADFLLDCVEEGRHARELPKIGGA; translated from the coding sequence ATGAACATCACCGTATTCGGCGCGTCCGGACGGACCGGCGTGCCCCTCGTCAGGCAGGCGATAGACCGCGGCCACGACGTCGTCGGGTTCGTCCGCGACCCGGACCGGTTCCCGTTCGAGGACGACCGCCTGACGCTCGTCGCCGGCGGAGCCTACGGCGGTGACGGCGTCCGGGAGGCCGTCGCGGGCGCGGACGCCGTCGTGAGCGTGCTCGGGCAGACCGACGACGGCCCGGACGACCTGCTGACCGTCGCGGGGGAGCACATCCTCGCGGCGATGGAGGCCGAGGGGGTCGACCGGTTCGTCACGCTCACCGGCGCGGGGGTCCGGACGGAGGGCGAATCCGTCCCGCTGTCGGGGCGGGTGATGGGCGTCCTGCTGAAGCTGCTGCAGGGGGAGGTGCTGGCCGACGCCGAGCGCCACGTCGACCTCGTCAGGGCGTCGGGGACGGACTGGACCGTCGTCCGCGCGCCGCGGCTGACGGACGGTCCCCGGACGGGCGAGTACCGGGCCGGCGACATCGAACTGGGGTTCGAGTCGGTGTCGCGGGCGGACGTCGCCGACTTCCTGCTGGACTGCGTCGAGGAGGGACGGCACGCCCGGGAACTGCCGAAGATCGGGGGTGCGTAA
- a CDS encoding SDR family oxidoreductase: MATLVTGATGTVGSAVVDELVARGATPRVAVRRPAAARERWGSDVAAVEFDFERPETWGGALDGVSRAFLVRPPGVGVDRMREAVDALARVGVERLAYLSVLGADRNPLLPHRRIERRVESSGVPYTFLRASFFMQNLVEVHRVDLVERGELFVPAGEGETSFVDARDVGAVGAAALTEPGHAYRAYDLTGPAALTYEEVAAALSAELDRDVRYPAPSVVAFVRRWLGRDAPLPFVFVMVGIYTTARLGLAGRVTDDVARVLGRPPRDLRTFAADYRGAFASGDAQESPDGSDGGASGLAGRSDDGSGSL, encoded by the coding sequence GTGGCGACGCTTGTCACGGGGGCGACCGGCACGGTCGGCTCCGCGGTGGTCGACGAACTGGTCGCGCGCGGAGCGACGCCGCGGGTGGCGGTCAGGCGGCCGGCGGCCGCGCGGGAGCGGTGGGGGAGCGACGTGGCCGCCGTCGAGTTCGACTTCGAGCGCCCCGAGACGTGGGGCGGGGCGCTCGACGGCGTCTCGCGGGCCTTCCTCGTCCGGCCGCCGGGCGTCGGCGTCGACCGCATGCGGGAGGCCGTCGACGCGCTCGCCCGCGTCGGGGTCGAACGGCTGGCGTACCTCTCGGTGCTCGGTGCGGACCGGAACCCGCTGCTCCCGCACCGCCGCATCGAGCGGCGGGTCGAGTCGTCGGGCGTCCCCTACACGTTCCTGCGGGCCTCCTTCTTCATGCAGAACCTCGTCGAGGTCCACCGCGTGGACCTCGTCGAGCGCGGCGAACTGTTCGTCCCCGCTGGGGAGGGGGAGACGAGCTTCGTCGACGCGCGGGACGTCGGGGCGGTCGGTGCGGCCGCGCTGACGGAGCCGGGCCACGCGTACCGCGCCTACGACCTCACCGGCCCGGCCGCGCTCACCTACGAGGAGGTCGCAGCGGCCCTGTCCGCCGAACTCGACCGCGACGTGCGCTATCCGGCCCCGTCGGTCGTCGCGTTCGTCCGGCGGTGGCTGGGCCGGGACGCGCCGCTCCCGTTCGTGTTCGTGATGGTCGGCATCTACACGACGGCCCGCCTCGGGCTCGCGGGGCGCGTGACCGACGACGTGGCGCGCGTCCTCGGGCGGCCGCCCCGCGACCTGCGGACCTTCGCCGCCGACTACCGCGGGGCGTTCGCGTCCGGCGACGCCCAGGAGAGCCCCGACGGGTCCGACGGCGGGGCAAGCGGGCTGGCGGGCAGGTCCGACGACGGCTCGGGGTCGTTGTAG